A stretch of Microbacterium caowuchunii DNA encodes these proteins:
- a CDS encoding LamB/YcsF family protein, with product MREIDLNADLGETVDGVPAADDEAMFAIVSSANVACGGHAGDETAMREAVRRASRFGVALGAHPSYPDRAGFGRVVLDIPPDEVRRSVAAQLASLVAAGAQVRYVKPHGALYHAAGSRPELARAVVDAVRDALSAPVPVLALGEALAHAARDAGLPFVREAFLDRGYTPAGGLVPRGEPGALLTDPDAVADRAVRLALHGEVVAVDGSIVRTDARSLCLHGDSPDAVSLAVAVRAALTAAGARVRAPW from the coding sequence ATGCGCGAGATCGACCTCAACGCGGACCTCGGCGAGACGGTCGACGGGGTTCCCGCGGCCGACGACGAGGCGATGTTCGCGATCGTCTCCAGCGCCAACGTCGCCTGCGGCGGGCATGCGGGCGACGAGACCGCCATGCGTGAGGCCGTGCGCAGGGCGTCGCGGTTCGGCGTCGCGCTCGGCGCGCATCCCTCGTACCCGGACCGCGCCGGCTTCGGTCGCGTCGTCCTGGACATCCCGCCGGACGAGGTGCGCCGCAGCGTGGCCGCCCAGCTCGCCTCTCTCGTCGCCGCGGGTGCGCAGGTGCGGTACGTGAAACCGCACGGCGCGCTCTACCACGCGGCGGGATCGCGGCCGGAGCTCGCCCGCGCCGTGGTGGACGCCGTGCGCGACGCCTTGAGTGCGCCGGTGCCGGTGCTCGCGCTCGGCGAGGCGCTCGCACACGCCGCACGCGACGCCGGGCTCCCCTTCGTCCGCGAGGCGTTCCTCGACCGCGGGTACACGCCCGCGGGCGGGCTCGTCCCGCGCGGCGAACCGGGAGCGCTGCTGACCGATCCGGATGCGGTCGCCGACCGTGCCGTGCGGCTGGCCCTGCACGGCGAGGTGGTCGCGGTGGACGGCTCGATCGTCCGCACCGACGCCCGTTCGCTGTGCCTCCACGGGGATTCCCCGGACGCGGTGTCGCTGGCCGTGGCGGTGCGCGCGGCCCTGACGGCGGCGGGCGCGCGGGTGCGGGCGCCGTGGTGA
- a CDS encoding urea amidolyase family protein produces the protein MTRARRRILPMGERALLIEVDGLEEALALDAVLAREPLPGIEEIVPAARTLLLRFDPDRTSAVRVRAWVADADVADRTAIPDGAEVALDVVYAGPDLRSTADLLRVTPDALVARHSAVTWQVAFTGFAPGFGYLVSEDWRHEVPRLDVPRERVPEGSVGLAGGFTGAYPRATPGGWRLIGTTTAVLFDPAVAPEGSGRRGPVLLTPGTRVRMRPVPARIEVPAGKGAAPPAPGGIRNAGAAASAAGVGGLRIERAGAATVQDLGRGAVARLGVARSGAVDRASLRLANRLVGNPEDAAAVEIALGGFAARAGRDLWVAVAGAWGPMRVDGRLIDTGVAFPVRAGDLLELDWFTHGARAVLSVRGGIDVAEAVGARSTDTLAGLGPPPLRAGDVLAVGDDVAGPVPIGEIAPWGWPADPLEIELAPGPRADWFTTAAHRALFDAVWTVGTAADRVGLRLEGPALARAREGELPSEGMVPGALQVPPGGRPTVLLADGPVTGGYPVIAVATDAALDRLAQARPGTLLRFRKAPG, from the coding sequence GTGACGCGTGCGCGCCGCCGCATCCTCCCGATGGGGGAGCGTGCGCTGCTGATCGAGGTCGATGGCCTCGAGGAGGCACTCGCCCTCGACGCGGTCCTCGCCCGTGAGCCGCTGCCGGGGATCGAGGAGATCGTCCCCGCGGCGCGCACCCTGCTGCTCCGCTTCGATCCGGATCGGACCTCCGCCGTCCGGGTGCGCGCGTGGGTGGCCGACGCGGACGTCGCCGATCGGACCGCGATCCCGGACGGCGCCGAGGTCGCCCTCGACGTGGTCTACGCGGGACCCGACCTCCGCTCGACCGCCGATCTGCTCCGCGTGACGCCGGACGCCCTGGTCGCCCGGCATTCCGCGGTGACGTGGCAGGTGGCGTTCACCGGCTTCGCCCCGGGGTTCGGCTATCTCGTGAGCGAGGACTGGCGCCACGAGGTCCCCCGGCTGGACGTGCCGCGGGAGCGGGTCCCGGAGGGGTCGGTGGGTCTCGCGGGCGGGTTCACCGGCGCGTACCCGCGCGCGACCCCGGGCGGGTGGCGGCTGATCGGCACGACGACGGCGGTCCTGTTCGACCCCGCCGTGGCGCCGGAGGGATCGGGGCGGCGCGGCCCGGTGCTGCTCACGCCCGGCACGCGCGTCCGGATGCGGCCGGTGCCGGCCAGGATCGAGGTCCCGGCCGGCAAGGGGGCCGCCCCGCCCGCGCCCGGCGGCATCCGGAACGCGGGTGCCGCTGCGTCCGCGGCCGGGGTGGGCGGTCTGCGGATCGAACGCGCCGGCGCGGCCACGGTGCAGGATCTCGGACGCGGGGCCGTCGCCCGGCTCGGGGTGGCGCGCTCGGGCGCGGTTGACCGGGCCTCGCTGCGCCTCGCGAACCGCCTCGTGGGGAATCCCGAGGACGCCGCGGCGGTGGAGATCGCCCTCGGCGGGTTCGCCGCCCGCGCCGGCCGGGACCTCTGGGTCGCGGTCGCCGGGGCGTGGGGTCCCATGCGGGTGGACGGACGTCTCATCGACACCGGGGTCGCGTTCCCCGTGCGGGCGGGCGACCTGCTGGAGCTCGACTGGTTCACGCACGGCGCCCGCGCGGTGCTGTCCGTGCGGGGCGGCATCGACGTGGCGGAGGCGGTGGGCGCGCGCTCGACCGACACGCTCGCAGGGCTCGGTCCCCCGCCGCTCCGCGCCGGCGACGTCCTCGCGGTGGGCGACGATGTCGCCGGTCCCGTCCCCATCGGGGAGATCGCCCCGTGGGGCTGGCCCGCCGACCCGCTCGAGATCGAGCTCGCCCCAGGCCCCCGGGCCGACTGGTTCACGACGGCGGCGCACCGTGCGCTGTTCGATGCGGTGTGGACGGTGGGCACGGCCGCGGACCGGGTGGGGCTGCGTCTCGAGGGTCCCGCGCTCGCCCGCGCCCGGGAAGGGGAGCTGCCCAGCGAGGGGATGGTGCCGGGGGCCCTGCAGGTCCCGCCCGGCGGCCGACCCACGGTCCTCCTCGCCGACGGGCCGGTGACCGGCGGCTACCCCGTCATCGCCGTCGCCACGGATGCCGCCCTGGACCGGCTGGCGCAGGCGCGGCCGGGCACCCTGCTGCGCTTCCGGAAGGCGCCCGGATGA
- a CDS encoding spermidine synthase has translation MARARREEVPRPEARLSDGSVARVVPSGFTSGYELEVAGTPQSHVDLDDPTHLHFEYVTRMGAVIDRLRMPGQPLTAVHLGAGALTIPRYVEHTRPGSRQQVIELEPALVELVRAELPLPRGAAIRVRIGDAREGLGRLPAALHGKVDLLVSDVYAGAQTPAHLTTVEFYRAAAELLAPDGVLLVNVADGSGLAFARRQVATVRAVLGEVILLAEVQTLKGRRFGNLVIAASQAPLPMEWLPRLMAAGPHPAKVAHGEELDDFVRGATPATDADATPSPKPAASVFER, from the coding sequence ATGGCACGGGCGCGACGCGAAGAGGTCCCCCGACCGGAGGCGCGACTCTCGGACGGATCCGTCGCCCGCGTCGTCCCCTCCGGGTTCACAAGCGGCTACGAGCTCGAGGTCGCCGGAACCCCGCAGTCGCACGTCGACCTGGACGACCCGACGCATCTCCACTTCGAGTACGTGACGCGCATGGGTGCGGTGATCGACCGGCTCCGGATGCCGGGCCAGCCCCTGACCGCCGTCCACCTCGGCGCAGGGGCGCTGACCATCCCCCGCTACGTCGAGCACACCCGACCCGGTTCGCGTCAGCAGGTCATCGAGCTGGAGCCCGCGCTCGTCGAGCTCGTCCGAGCCGAGCTGCCCCTTCCCCGGGGCGCCGCCATCCGGGTCCGCATCGGCGACGCCAGGGAAGGACTCGGACGACTCCCCGCCGCGCTCCACGGCAAGGTCGATCTGCTCGTCTCCGACGTGTACGCGGGGGCGCAGACCCCCGCTCATCTGACCACCGTGGAGTTCTACCGCGCGGCGGCGGAGCTCCTGGCCCCCGACGGAGTCCTCCTGGTGAACGTCGCCGACGGGTCGGGCCTGGCCTTCGCCCGCCGCCAGGTCGCCACGGTCCGGGCCGTCCTCGGTGAGGTCATCCTGCTCGCCGAGGTCCAGACCCTCAAGGGGCGGCGGTTCGGGAACCTCGTGATCGCCGCATCCCAGGCGCCGCTGCCGATGGAGTGGCTGCCGCGCCTGATGGCGGCAGGCCCGCATCCCGCGAAGGTCGCGCACGGCGAGGAGCTCGACGACTTCGTGCGCGGGGCGACCCCCGCCACGGATGCGGACGCCACCCCCTCCCCCAAGCCCGCCGCCTCCGTCTTCGAGCGCTGA
- a CDS encoding SprT-like domain-containing protein — protein sequence MSDLHRIRVWADALITLHLDPSWTFGFDNAKRRAGLCDYGRKRISLSRYLAARYDDETNHQTLLHEVAHAMAGSAAGHGPAWKRVARELGYVGGTTHHGETANELAPWVGVCPAGHVAYRHRRATRTTSCARCAPRFDPQHVFTWTRREITRAERLAAMTPR from the coding sequence ATGTCGGATCTGCACCGCATCCGCGTCTGGGCCGACGCGCTGATCACGCTCCACCTCGACCCGTCGTGGACGTTCGGTTTCGACAACGCGAAGCGTCGGGCGGGTCTGTGCGACTACGGCCGCAAGCGGATCAGCCTCTCGCGCTACCTGGCCGCCCGCTACGACGACGAGACCAACCACCAGACGCTGCTGCACGAGGTGGCCCACGCGATGGCGGGATCCGCGGCGGGACACGGCCCGGCATGGAAACGGGTCGCCCGCGAGCTCGGCTACGTCGGCGGCACCACGCACCACGGCGAGACGGCCAACGAGCTCGCCCCGTGGGTGGGGGTCTGCCCCGCCGGGCACGTCGCCTACCGGCACCGCCGGGCGACCCGCACGACCTCGTGCGCACGCTGCGCGCCCCGCTTCGACCCGCAGCACGTCTTCACGTGGACGCGGCGGGAGATCACGAGGGCCGAGCGTCTCGCAGCGATGACCCCGCGCTGA
- a CDS encoding 2-phosphosulfolactate phosphatase produces the protein MATAYDQSRYQIRFEWGTDGLARLAPSDVVVVVDVLSYSSATTDAVAKGDRVDLSAGVATGAEGALVARAAAAGGARVLLGSLRNATAVAREVLAEQQRRGARTSVAVIAAGEQADAGLRFAVEDQLGAGAVIDALGVLGLDHTSPEAAASGEAFRGLRLAVRHLLTASGSGQALLDAGGRDEALAAAQLDAETAVPVLAHGVFGPA, from the coding sequence ATGGCCACCGCGTACGACCAGTCCCGTTACCAGATCCGTTTCGAGTGGGGGACGGACGGCCTCGCCCGTCTCGCCCCGTCGGACGTCGTGGTGGTCGTCGACGTGCTCTCGTACTCCTCGGCGACGACGGATGCGGTGGCGAAGGGCGACCGGGTGGACCTCTCCGCCGGTGTCGCGACCGGGGCGGAGGGCGCGCTCGTCGCCCGGGCCGCGGCCGCGGGCGGCGCGCGGGTGCTGCTGGGTTCGCTCCGCAACGCCACCGCGGTCGCCCGTGAGGTGCTCGCCGAGCAGCAGCGGCGTGGTGCGCGGACCTCGGTCGCGGTCATCGCCGCGGGCGAGCAGGCGGATGCGGGTCTGCGTTTCGCCGTGGAGGACCAGCTCGGCGCCGGGGCGGTCATCGACGCCCTCGGCGTGCTCGGCCTCGACCACACCTCGCCGGAGGCGGCGGCGTCCGGCGAGGCCTTCCGGGGGCTTCGGCTCGCCGTCCGCCATCTCCTGACCGCGAGCGGCTCGGGCCAGGCGCTCCTCGACGCCGGAGGGCGGGACGAGGCGCTCGCCGCCGCGCAGCTCGACGCGGAGACCGCGGTCCCGGTCCTCGCGCACGGCGTGTTCGGCCCTGCCTGA
- a CDS encoding DNA-directed RNA polymerase subunit beta yields the protein MGHGGYPLAAAPHASTPTTKTPKNGRGASRVSFAKISDTLTVPDLLALQTESFDWLVGNDAWKQRVAEAEAAGRTDVPRTSGLEEIFEEISPIEDLSETMQLSFTNPYLEPEKYSIEECKERGKTYAAPLYVEAEFMNHQTGEIKTQTVFMGDFPLQTGKGTFIINGTERVVVSQLVRSPGVYFDRVADKTSDKDIVSARVIPSRGAWLEFEIDKRDQVGVRIDRKRKQSVTVFLKALGLTSEDIRNEFAGFTSIEETLEKDTILTKEDALRDIYRKLRPGEQVAAEAARALLDNFYFSSKRYDLAKVGRYKINQKLGLDKPLSDSVLTVDDIVATIKYLVALHRGDATFEGIRNGKPAEIRIDIDDIDNFGNRRIRAVGELIQNQVRTGLSRMERVVRERMTTQDIEAITPQTLINVRPVVAAIKEFFGTSQLSQFMDQNNPLAGLTHKRRLSALGPGGLSRERAGVEVRDVHPSHYGRMCPIETPEGPNIGLIGSLASFARINSFGFIETPYRRVVDGLVTTDIDYLTASEENDYIVAQAGAELDAQGRFTQDRVLARRGQGGEVDLFPVDEIGYMDVSPRQMVSVATSLIPFLEHDDANRALMGANMQRQAVPLVRSESPVVGTGMEGYAAIDAGDVVTAEKSGVVAEVSADVVTIQLDEGGTQDYFLRKFDRSNQGTSYNQRVIVSAGERIEAGEVIADGPATENGELALGKNLLVAFMTWEGHNFEDAIILSQELVKDDTLSSIHIEEYEVDARDTKLGKEEITRDLPNVSPDLLKDLDERGIIRIGAEVRPGDILVGKVTPKGETELSAEERLLRAIFNEKSREVRDTSLKVPHGEQGTIIAVKEFNAEDGDDELGSGVNRRVVVYIAQKRKITEGDKLAGRHGNKGVIAKILPVEDMPFLADGTPVDVILNPLGIPGRMNFGQVLELHLGWIAQQGWKVEGNPEWAAQLPEIAREAAPGTKVATPVFDGAFESEIAGLLDSTNPTRDGDRLIDSTGKTLLFDGRSGEPFPAPISVGYMYILKLHHLVDDKIHARSTGPYSMITQQPLGGKAQFGGQRFGEMEVWALEAYGAAYALQELLTIKSDDILGRVKVYEAIVKGENIQEPGIPESFKVLMKEMQSLCLNVEVLSADGTPVNLRDTDDDAFRAAEELGINISSRFESSSIDEI from the coding sequence ATGGGCCATGGAGGTTATCCCTTGGCTGCCGCGCCCCACGCAAGCACCCCCACCACCAAGACCCCCAAGAACGGCCGCGGAGCATCCCGCGTTTCGTTCGCCAAGATCTCCGACACGCTGACGGTCCCCGACCTTCTCGCGCTGCAGACCGAGTCGTTCGACTGGCTGGTCGGCAACGACGCGTGGAAGCAGCGCGTCGCGGAGGCCGAGGCAGCGGGTCGTACCGACGTTCCCCGCACCAGCGGCCTCGAGGAGATCTTCGAGGAGATCTCCCCGATCGAAGACCTCAGCGAGACGATGCAGCTGAGCTTCACCAACCCGTACCTCGAGCCCGAGAAGTACTCCATCGAGGAGTGCAAGGAGCGTGGCAAGACCTACGCCGCGCCGCTCTACGTCGAGGCCGAGTTCATGAACCACCAGACCGGTGAGATCAAGACCCAGACGGTCTTCATGGGCGACTTCCCGCTGCAGACCGGCAAGGGCACGTTCATCATCAACGGCACCGAGCGTGTCGTCGTCTCCCAGCTGGTGCGCTCGCCCGGCGTCTACTTCGATCGCGTCGCCGACAAGACGAGCGACAAGGACATCGTGTCGGCCCGCGTCATCCCCAGCCGCGGCGCATGGCTCGAGTTCGAGATCGACAAGCGCGATCAGGTCGGCGTGCGCATCGACCGCAAGCGCAAGCAGTCGGTCACCGTCTTCCTCAAGGCCCTCGGCCTGACCAGCGAAGACATCCGGAACGAGTTCGCCGGCTTCACCTCCATCGAGGAGACGCTCGAGAAGGACACCATCCTCACCAAGGAGGACGCCCTTCGCGACATCTACCGCAAGCTCCGCCCGGGCGAGCAGGTGGCCGCCGAGGCCGCCCGCGCGCTCCTGGACAACTTCTACTTCTCTTCGAAGCGCTACGACCTCGCGAAGGTCGGCCGCTACAAGATCAACCAGAAGCTGGGCCTGGACAAGCCGCTCTCCGACTCGGTGCTGACCGTCGACGACATCGTCGCGACGATCAAGTACCTCGTCGCGCTGCACCGCGGCGACGCCACGTTCGAGGGCATCCGCAACGGCAAGCCGGCCGAGATCCGCATCGACATCGACGACATCGACAACTTCGGCAACCGTCGCATCCGCGCGGTCGGCGAGCTGATCCAGAACCAGGTCCGCACCGGTCTGTCCCGCATGGAGCGCGTCGTCCGCGAGCGCATGACCACGCAGGACATCGAGGCGATCACCCCGCAGACCCTGATCAACGTCCGTCCCGTCGTGGCGGCGATCAAGGAGTTCTTCGGCACGTCGCAGCTGTCGCAGTTCATGGACCAGAACAACCCGCTCGCGGGTCTGACCCACAAGCGTCGCCTGTCGGCGCTGGGCCCCGGTGGTCTGTCCCGTGAGCGTGCCGGCGTCGAGGTCCGTGACGTCCACCCCTCGCACTACGGCCGCATGTGCCCGATCGAGACCCCGGAAGGCCCGAACATCGGCCTGATCGGATCGCTCGCGTCCTTCGCGCGCATCAACTCGTTCGGCTTCATCGAGACGCCGTACCGCCGTGTCGTGGACGGTCTGGTCACCACCGACATCGACTACCTCACCGCGAGCGAGGAGAACGACTACATCGTCGCGCAGGCCGGTGCCGAGCTCGACGCGCAGGGTCGCTTCACGCAGGACCGCGTCCTGGCCCGTCGCGGCCAGGGTGGCGAGGTCGACCTCTTCCCGGTCGACGAGATCGGCTACATGGACGTCTCCCCGCGCCAGATGGTGTCGGTCGCGACCTCCCTCATCCCGTTCCTCGAGCACGACGACGCGAACCGCGCCCTGATGGGTGCGAACATGCAGCGTCAGGCCGTGCCGCTCGTGCGCAGCGAGTCGCCCGTGGTCGGTACCGGTATGGAGGGCTACGCCGCGATCGATGCCGGTGACGTCGTCACCGCGGAGAAGTCCGGTGTCGTCGCCGAGGTCTCGGCCGACGTCGTGACCATCCAGCTCGACGAGGGCGGCACGCAGGACTACTTCCTGCGCAAGTTCGACCGCTCCAACCAGGGCACGTCGTACAACCAGCGCGTCATCGTCTCCGCAGGCGAGCGCATCGAGGCCGGCGAGGTCATCGCCGACGGCCCCGCGACGGAGAACGGCGAGCTCGCGCTCGGCAAGAACCTCCTCGTGGCGTTCATGACCTGGGAAGGTCACAACTTCGAGGACGCGATCATCCTGAGCCAGGAGCTCGTGAAGGACGACACCCTCTCCTCCATCCACATCGAGGAGTACGAGGTCGACGCGCGCGACACGAAGCTGGGCAAGGAGGAGATCACCCGTGACCTCCCCAACGTCAGCCCGGACCTGCTGAAGGACCTGGACGAGCGCGGCATCATCCGTATCGGCGCCGAGGTCCGCCCCGGTGACATCCTGGTCGGCAAGGTCACGCCCAAGGGCGAGACCGAGCTGTCCGCCGAGGAGCGCCTGCTCCGCGCGATCTTCAACGAGAAGAGCCGCGAGGTCCGCGACACGTCGCTGAAGGTTCCCCACGGTGAGCAGGGCACGATCATCGCGGTCAAGGAGTTCAACGCCGAGGACGGCGACGACGAGCTCGGCTCCGGCGTCAACCGCCGCGTCGTGGTCTACATCGCCCAGAAGCGCAAGATCACCGAAGGCGACAAGCTCGCCGGCCGTCACGGCAACAAGGGCGTCATCGCCAAGATCCTGCCGGTCGAGGACATGCCGTTCCTCGCCGACGGAACTCCGGTCGACGTCATCCTGAACCCGCTCGGCATCCCCGGACGCATGAACTTCGGTCAGGTCCTGGAGCTCCACCTCGGCTGGATCGCCCAGCAGGGCTGGAAGGTCGAGGGCAACCCGGAGTGGGCGGCTCAGCTCCCCGAGATCGCCCGCGAGGCCGCTCCCGGTACGAAGGTCGCCACCCCGGTGTTCGACGGTGCGTTCGAGTCGGAGATCGCGGGTCTGCTCGACTCGACGAACCCGACCCGCGACGGTGACCGCCTGATCGACTCGACGGGTAAGACGCTCCTGTTCGACGGTCGCTCCGGAGAGCCGTTCCCGGCGCCGATCTCGGTGGGCTACATGTACATCCTGAAGCTGCACCACCTCGTGGACGACAAGATCCACGCGCGTTCGACCGGTCCGTACTCGATGATCACGCAGCAGCCGCTGGGTGGTAAGGCGCAGTTCGGTGGTCAGCGTTTCGGTGAGATGGAGGTGTGGGCGCTCGAGGCATACGGCGCCGCCTACGCCCTCCAGGAGCTCCTCACGATCAAGTCCGACGACATCCTCGGCCGCGTCAAGGTGTACGAGGCCATCGTCAAGGGCGAGAACATCCAGGAGCCCGGCATCCCCGAGTCGTTCAAGGTGCTCATGAAGGAGATGCAGTCGCTCTGCCTGAACGTCGAGGTCCTCTCGGCCGACGGCACCCCCGTGAATCTCCGCGACACGGATGACGACGCGTTCCGCGCTGCCGAGGAGCTCGGCATCAACATCTCCAGCCGCTTCGAATCCTCGTCCATCGACGAGATCTGA